The Humulus lupulus chromosome 3, drHumLupu1.1, whole genome shotgun sequence genome window below encodes:
- the LOC133821886 gene encoding LEAF RUST 10 DISEASE-RESISTANCE LOCUS RECEPTOR-LIKE PROTEIN KINASE-like 1.1, producing the protein MAPIPLFVFFFLTSSLLPSSAEKKEYHYKCPPFSCGGLGPIHFPFNNKTNPECGVFTVDCSQEKSKIQLKEGGHWYAIENISQADSIVVKETTLLSKSDFTNDCHIINNFSIPSSKSSLFFFYNLTAKKTSTLYNCSDSLGNAPSKDFHQTNCRDSDFYSNPRNISFPLEQQCPIVTLPFPFPLPHHEHHQLSIDFIFQVQISPYCWACHLNGGKCHNENENRLQCLNPLLPLPKEQKKTNLKFGLGLGLGLGFGVLLAMSGLAIIIWRRKHVASGNVANPYMNMEYPEWASGYLGVPVFSYKELTEATNNFDADKNLGHGGFGTVYHGKLKDGREVAVKRLYEHNYKRVEQFTNEIEILTLLRHKNLVVLYGCTSPRCTELLLAYEYIPNGTVADHLHGDCAKTSPLTWQFRLSIAIETASALAYLHASDIVHRDVKTNNILLDNNLCVKVADFGLSRLFPNDATHVSTAPQGTLGYVDPEYHQCYQLTSKSDVYSFGVVLVELLSSLPAVDITRDRHEINLSNLAICKIQKRAYNELIDQCLGFASDTKVRIMTIAVAELAFECLQQDKEMRPTMDEVLERLRRIEDEKFEIQVVDGSMLNMSSNVQPPSPPSPDCDEVGLFKKIKQEQPPSPNDVTQNWPSIASSKSYFSC; encoded by the exons ATGGCCCCTATTCCTCtgtttgttttcttctttctcaCTAGTTCTCTGCTTCCAAGCTCAGCTGAAAAGAAGGAATACCATTACAAATGTCCACCATTCTCTTGTGGAGGTCTTGGCCCGATTCATTTCCCTTTTAACAACAAGACGAATCCTGAGTGTGGAGTGTTTACAGTGGATTGTTCACAAGAAAAATCGAAGATACAATTGAAAGAAGGAGGGCACTGGTATGCAATTGAGAACATCTCTCAGGCAGATTCCATTGTTGTCAAGGAGACAACACTACTGTCTAAGTCGGATTTCACCAATGATTGTCATATCATCAATAATTTCTCTATTCCCAGCTCTAAATCATCGCTCTTCTTTTTCTATAACTTAACAGCTAAGAAAACATCAACGCTTTACAATTGCAGCGACAGTCTTGGCAATGCTCCCTCGAAAGATTTTCATCAAACTAATTGCAGAGACTCTGATTTCTACAGCAATCCTCGAAACATAAGTTTCCCATTGGAACAACAATGTCCAATCGTCACACTTCCATTTCCATTTCCACTTCCACACCATGAACATCATCAACTTTCAATTGATTTCATTTTTCAAGTGCAAATAAGCCCTTATTGTTGGGCATGTCACTTGAACGGAGGGAAATGCCACAATGAAAACGAAAATCGACTTCAGTGTTTAAATCCTCTGCTGCCATTGCCAAAAG AACAAAAGAAGACAAACCTAAAGTTTGGACTGGGACTAGGACTAG GGCTCGGTTTTGGAGTTCTTTTGGCTATGAGTGGCTTGGCAATCATTATCTGGCGCAGGAAACATGTTGCTTCAGGGAACGTGGCTAATCCGTATATGAATATGGAGTATCCAGAGTGGGCTAGTGGTTATCTTGGGGTCCCTGTCTTTTCCTACAAAGAACTCACTGAAGCCACTAATAACTTCGATGCTGATAAAAACCTTGGACATGGAGGTTTTGGAACTGTTTACCATG GCAAACTCAAAGATGGAAGGGAAGTAGCAGTGAAGCGCTTATACGAGCACAACTATAAAAGAGTAGAACAATTCACAAACGAGATAGAAATTCTCACCCTCCTACGCCACAAAAACCTGGTAGTCCTCTATGGCTGCACTTCACCCCGCTGTACGGAACTCCTCCTCGCCTACGAGTACATCCCCAATGGCACAGTAGCAGATCATCTCCACGGAGATTGTGCGAAAACCAGCCCCTTAACCTGGCAATTTCGTCTAAGCATCGCCATTGAAACCGCCAGTGCTTTGGCCTACCTCCACGCTTCAGACATAGTCCACCGTGATGTCAAGACCAACAACATTCTACTAGACAACAACCTTTGTGTCAAAGTTGCAGATTTCGGCCTATCACGGCTGTTCCCCAACGACGCCACTCACGTCTCGACTGCTCCACAAGGGACCCTTGGCTACGTTGATCCAGAATATCACCAATGTTATCAGCTGACTAGTAAAAGTGATGTTTATAGCTTTGGAGTAGTCCTAGTCGAGCTCTTATCATCCTTGCCTGCGGTTGATATAACAAGAGATAGGCATGAGATTAATCTCTCTAACTTAGCAATATGCAAGATTCAAAAACGAGCTTACAATGAGTTGATTGATCAATGTCTTGGGTTTGCTTCGGATACTAAGGTTAGAATAATGACCATTGCAGTAGCAGAGTTAGCTTTTGAGTGTTTACAACAAGATAAGGAAATGAGGCCTACAATGGATGAAGTTTTGGAGAGACTAAGGAGAATCGAAGATGAGAAATTTGAGATTCAGGTTGTTGATGGTTCTATGTTGAATATGAGCAGTAATGTACAGCCACCATCACCACCTTCGCCTGATTGTGATGAGGTTGGGTTGTTTAAGAAGATAAAACAAGAGCAACCGCCATCTCCCAATGATGTGACTCAAAACTGGCCCAGTATTGCGTCTAGCAAGTCTTATTTCAGTTGCTAA